A stretch of Vibrio maritimus DNA encodes these proteins:
- the recD gene encoding exodeoxyribonuclease V subunit alpha gives MTTSRTFAQWIEDLVAKKCLRPLDYQFAKFVASIETQYPDEVMWLAALVSAQLGQGHICVNLDSDLTEQALMPSPDLIGLYGAAAVPLEDKVAKVDWSLVIDKASTISQLEAENAQLATVTPLVWQHHRLYLQRYFTYEQTIAERLLAMATPIELSTSQIQSAATMLDQLFAREYHYLYSALVNQSKGSSNQVSRQQIVCDFLDVIDEQAIDWERVESTLSAARSASDLQPLDSVIPLTACLNWQKVAAAVALTRRFAVISGGPGTGKTTTVTKLLAAMVNQANQQGESPTIKLVAPTGKAAARLTESIGKAVDSLALDPELKASIPTESSTLHRLLGAITGRVEFRHNQSNPLHLDVLVLDEASMVDLPMMHRLLDALPSHARLILLGDKDQLASVEAGAVLSDICDFSSHGYSAKQNDRIRALTQFDCQRGEVAKTSVSPLADSLCVLQKSYRFDARSGIGQLAKQVNAASSRGFEQVWQKGFDDIEWMALSGDSYQKLIDRLVRAYQPYLTDARNASPASESLASHEALVNWQQSLARSVLNAFAKARLLCAVRDGDFGVTGLNQRTESRLKQRGLIPRGEELWYIGRPLMVTKNDHGLGLYNGDIGICLWDFSADTPRLKVFFELPDGSIKSVLPSRMPEHETAYAMTIHKSQGSEFAHTFMILPADFSPLLTKELIYTGITRAKSRFSLVADGKVVGKGIRHKTLRHSGLALRLR, from the coding sequence ATGACGACTAGCCGGACGTTCGCACAGTGGATCGAGGATTTAGTGGCGAAGAAGTGCCTTAGACCACTCGATTATCAATTTGCAAAGTTTGTTGCCTCGATAGAGACCCAATACCCTGATGAAGTGATGTGGTTGGCGGCATTGGTAAGTGCTCAACTAGGTCAGGGGCACATATGTGTCAACTTAGACAGTGACCTCACAGAGCAGGCGTTGATGCCTTCACCGGATTTGATAGGTCTCTACGGCGCGGCAGCAGTCCCTCTAGAGGATAAAGTTGCCAAGGTTGATTGGTCGCTAGTCATTGATAAGGCATCAACCATTAGCCAGCTTGAGGCAGAGAATGCACAGTTGGCGACAGTGACGCCTTTAGTTTGGCAGCATCATCGTCTCTATTTGCAGCGCTATTTTACGTACGAACAGACCATTGCCGAGCGTTTGCTTGCCATGGCCACGCCTATTGAGCTTTCAACTTCGCAGATTCAATCTGCGGCGACCATGCTTGACCAGCTATTCGCGCGCGAGTATCACTACCTCTATTCTGCGCTAGTCAATCAATCGAAAGGGTCGAGTAATCAGGTCTCGCGCCAGCAGATCGTTTGTGACTTTCTCGATGTGATAGACGAGCAAGCCATAGATTGGGAGCGAGTAGAAAGTACTCTAAGTGCTGCGCGCTCAGCATCCGACTTACAGCCTCTAGACAGCGTGATACCTCTAACCGCTTGCCTCAACTGGCAGAAAGTGGCCGCTGCGGTGGCACTGACTAGGCGTTTTGCGGTGATTTCTGGTGGGCCTGGAACGGGCAAAACCACCACTGTCACCAAATTGCTCGCCGCTATGGTCAATCAGGCGAATCAACAGGGAGAGTCGCCGACGATTAAGCTGGTAGCGCCAACGGGTAAGGCAGCCGCGCGATTGACGGAGTCTATTGGTAAGGCCGTTGACTCATTGGCATTAGACCCTGAGCTTAAGGCGAGTATTCCGACCGAATCGAGTACACTGCATCGTTTATTAGGCGCTATTACTGGACGAGTTGAATTTAGGCACAATCAATCCAATCCATTGCATTTGGATGTGTTGGTGCTTGATGAAGCCTCCATGGTCGATCTGCCGATGATGCATCGACTGTTGGATGCACTGCCGTCTCATGCGCGGCTGATATTGCTAGGTGACAAAGATCAGCTCGCGTCAGTAGAGGCTGGGGCCGTGTTGTCTGATATCTGTGATTTTTCATCGCATGGCTACAGTGCAAAACAGAACGATCGTATCCGTGCGCTTACTCAGTTTGACTGTCAACGTGGCGAGGTGGCAAAAACGTCGGTTTCGCCATTGGCAGATAGCTTATGTGTGCTGCAAAAAAGCTATCGTTTCGATGCGCGCTCTGGCATCGGACAACTTGCTAAGCAGGTGAACGCTGCGAGCAGCAGAGGCTTTGAGCAAGTTTGGCAAAAAGGGTTCGATGATATTGAGTGGATGGCGCTAAGTGGAGATAGTTATCAAAAGCTCATCGATCGTTTGGTGCGCGCCTATCAGCCCTACTTGACGGATGCGAGAAATGCTTCGCCCGCGAGTGAGTCGTTAGCGAGTCACGAGGCGTTAGTGAATTGGCAACAGTCGTTAGCTCGTTCGGTTTTGAATGCCTTTGCAAAAGCTAGATTGCTCTGCGCGGTTCGTGATGGTGATTTTGGGGTGACAGGACTAAACCAGCGCACGGAATCTCGCTTGAAACAGCGCGGATTGATCCCCCGTGGTGAGGAGCTTTGGTATATTGGCCGACCACTAATGGTGACAAAAAACGACCATGGTCTTGGGCTCTATAACGGTGATATTGGTATTTGTTTATGGGACTTTAGTGCTGATACACCAAGGCTTAAAGTGTTCTTTGAACTGCCTGATGGAAGCATCAAGTCAGTACTGCCAAGCCGAATGCCAGAGCACGAAACGGCATACGCAATGACCATCCATAAGTCTCAGGGCAGTGAATTTGCTCATACCTTTATGATTTTGCCAGCTGATTTTAGTCCGTTGTTGACCAAAGAGCTGATCTATACCGGTATTACGAGGGCGAAATCGCGTTTTAGCTTAGTCGCAGATGGCAAAGTCGTCGGTAAAGGTATTCGTCACAAGACATTAAGGCACAGTGGGTTAGCGCTGAGGTTGAGGTAG
- the argA gene encoding amino-acid N-acetyltransferase codes for MKIRSTALVKGFRQSTPYVNAHRNKTMVIMLGGEAFTDKNFTNIVSDIALLHSLGVKLILVHGARPQINQLLENNDCHCPYHKGIRVTTEKCLDYVMQATGRLQLDITARLSMSLNNTPMAGNQLNVVSGNFVIAQPLGVDDGIDYCHSGRVRRIDIQGINQVLDQGSIVLLGPVAGSVTGETFNLLSEEVATQVAIKLNADKLIGFCSEQGVLDEAGNAIAELFPSEVNELIEKFEANELADEGQSSGTLRFLRGAQSACRAGIPRCHLISYKIDGALIQELFSIDGIGTQIVMASAEQVRQADIDDIGGIFELIRPLEEKGILVRRSREQLEQEIHQFTIIEKDGLVIGCAALYPYLQEKMAEMACVAIHPDYRDGNRGVLLLNHMKQQSKMKGIEHIFVLTTHSLHWFREQGFFEVGVESLPMAKQDLYNLQRRSKILSVTV; via the coding sequence GTGAAGATCCGTAGTACCGCCTTAGTAAAAGGATTTCGGCAGTCCACTCCATACGTTAATGCACACCGCAACAAAACCATGGTTATAATGCTGGGCGGTGAAGCATTCACTGACAAAAACTTCACGAATATTGTGAGCGATATTGCATTGCTGCACAGCCTTGGTGTCAAACTGATATTGGTACACGGCGCTCGCCCTCAAATTAATCAACTACTCGAGAACAACGATTGCCATTGCCCTTATCACAAAGGGATTCGAGTCACGACGGAGAAGTGTCTCGACTACGTTATGCAGGCCACGGGACGTCTTCAACTTGATATCACCGCACGCCTCTCTATGAGCCTCAATAACACCCCAATGGCGGGCAATCAACTTAACGTGGTCAGCGGCAACTTCGTTATTGCTCAACCGCTGGGCGTCGATGATGGCATCGACTATTGCCACAGCGGTCGTGTTCGCCGTATCGATATTCAAGGCATTAACCAAGTTCTCGACCAGGGCTCTATCGTGCTGCTAGGGCCTGTGGCTGGCTCCGTGACCGGAGAAACCTTTAACCTTCTCTCTGAAGAAGTGGCGACCCAAGTCGCGATCAAATTAAATGCTGATAAACTGATTGGCTTTTGCTCTGAGCAAGGTGTACTTGATGAAGCAGGCAATGCCATTGCTGAGCTGTTTCCAAGCGAAGTCAATGAGCTTATTGAGAAATTTGAAGCCAATGAACTTGCTGACGAAGGTCAAAGCAGTGGTACGCTGCGCTTTCTGCGCGGTGCGCAGTCTGCGTGCCGAGCGGGTATTCCACGTTGCCACCTGATCAGTTACAAAATTGACGGAGCCCTTATCCAAGAACTCTTCTCTATCGATGGTATCGGTACTCAAATCGTCATGGCGAGCGCTGAGCAAGTCAGACAAGCCGATATTGATGATATCGGCGGCATCTTTGAACTCATTAGGCCGCTCGAGGAAAAAGGGATACTGGTCCGCCGCTCTAGAGAACAACTCGAGCAAGAGATACACCAATTCACCATCATAGAAAAAGATGGCTTAGTGATTGGCTGCGCCGCCCTCTACCCTTATCTGCAAGAGAAAATGGCAGAGATGGCCTGCGTTGCCATTCACCCCGACTATCGTGATGGTAACCGAGGCGTATTATTACTTAACCATATGAAGCAGCAGTCAAAAATGAAGGGGATAGAGCATATCTTCGTGCTCACCACTCATAGCTTGCACTGGTTTAGGGAACAAGGCTTCTTTGAGGTGGGCGTGGAGTCGCTGCCGATGGCGAAACAGGACTTATACAATTTGCAGCGTCGCTCGAAAATCCTTTCAGTTACCGTGTAG
- a CDS encoding DUF2850 domain-containing protein, with protein sequence MSDGKESSIVSGVNVNVAQKSAVKPNKWLERTLILLALVGTFAVVGLYQDLFGRVHQQINPKAAVYGLWQEKDVAPFARESFELRENRVVINNRVVATSFEVSSSELWFNVGVTEYRYQFLDRNKTEIRQLSPAHYKPTFVLSGKHKKDLR encoded by the coding sequence ATGAGTGACGGCAAAGAGAGTAGTATTGTCAGCGGCGTGAACGTGAATGTCGCTCAAAAGAGCGCAGTCAAACCCAATAAATGGCTGGAGCGAACATTAATCTTGCTCGCGCTGGTGGGGACTTTTGCAGTGGTTGGCCTGTATCAGGATCTATTTGGTCGCGTTCATCAACAGATTAACCCTAAAGCGGCGGTGTATGGTTTGTGGCAGGAGAAAGATGTCGCTCCGTTTGCCAGGGAGTCGTTTGAGCTCCGAGAAAATCGGGTGGTGATCAACAACAGAGTTGTGGCAACGTCATTTGAGGTGTCTTCATCAGAGCTTTGGTTTAACGTTGGCGTCACTGAATATCGTTATCAGTTTCTCGATAGAAACAAGACAGAAATTCGCCAACTGTCACCAGCGCACTACAAGCCCACGTTTGTTTTGTCAGGAAAACACAAAAAAGACCTGAGATAA